In Haematobia irritans isolate KBUSLIRL chromosome 1, ASM5000362v1, whole genome shotgun sequence, a genomic segment contains:
- the LOC142219644 gene encoding uncharacterized protein LOC142219644 produces the protein MALRFSEYLAIGCLLLITVNAAAIDNSVGEPRMKSSADLLSNIMDNCLNANGMHCLQEKVLHYLNGIAGINEAEDEVSGRALSDDGMDKVIVDRVARILNDNEIRMEMPDASAITYRADRGFDLEIPKSEARKKKNKDKLTTSLLLLVLVKSIIMPILMILIKLKTYKAMILSKMAIKLVIGFILYNLYTKLGGTKMTVTPVSAAIAYDRSSTSNSWEASNPSPYARSDAQYMAYNSYL, from the exons ATGGCTTTACGTTTTAGTGAATATTTGGCTATAGGTTGCTTGCTTTTAATTACAGTCAATGCTGCTGCCATTGATAATTCGGTAGGAGAACCACGAATGAAATCCTCTGCTGATTTATTATCAAATATTATGGATAATTGCCTAAATGCCAATGGTATGCATTGTCTCCAGGAGAAAGTATTGCATTATTTGAATGGAATTGCTGGCATCAATGAGGCCGAGGATGAGGTAAGTGGCCGAGCCCTTAGCGATGATGGCATGGATAAAGTGATAGTGGATCGTGTGGCTCGTATTTTAAATGACAATGAAATTCGTATGGAAATGCCTGATGCCTCAGCCATAACTTATAGGGCTGATCGTGGTTTCGATTTGGAAATTCCTAAAAGCGAAG CTCGTAAAAAGAAGAACAAAGATAAGTTGACCACCAGTCTGCTATTGCTTGTCTTGGTCAAGTCCATCATTATGCCCATTCttatgattttgattaaattgaaAACCTACAAGGCCATGATCTTATCCAAAATGGCCATTAAATTGGTTATTGGATTCATCCTCTATAATCTCTATACCAAATTGGGTGGTACTAAAATGACCGTGACTCCTGTATCAGCAGCCATTGCCTATGATCGCAGCAGTACCTCAAATAGTTGGGAAGCTTCTAATCCTAGTCCTTATGCTCGTTCTGATGCCCAATACATGGCCTATAATAGTTATCTATAG